The Aeromicrobium yanjiei genome includes a region encoding these proteins:
- a CDS encoding inorganic phosphate transporter, which produces MDLVLALVIATVVIALFFDYTNGFHDAANAIATSVSTRALTPRIALVMAAILNFVGALLGVGVAKTIKEILVGFDDMTSQHALTVVMSALVGAITWNLITWYFGIPSSSSHALIGGLIGVGLAAGVTVDWDKVVDKVVIPMVMSPALGFGGAFIVMLTIMWVFRRANPHTVNRGFRLSQTVSAAALSLGHGLQDAQKTMGVIVLALVAGGYGPAAGEREIPYWVVFAAAGAISLGTLSGGMRIMRTMGRRIIALDPPRGFAAESTAAVVLYGMAIGLHAPVSTTHTMTSAVMGAGATKRFSAVRWGVARGIITAWIVTIPAAAAVGAVTYLLLRLVIPGN; this is translated from the coding sequence ACGCGATCGCCACCTCGGTGTCGACCCGTGCCCTGACGCCGCGCATCGCGCTGGTGATGGCTGCGATCCTCAACTTCGTGGGAGCGCTGCTGGGGGTCGGTGTCGCCAAGACGATCAAGGAGATCCTCGTCGGCTTCGACGACATGACCTCCCAACACGCCTTGACGGTGGTCATGAGCGCCCTGGTCGGAGCCATCACGTGGAACCTCATCACGTGGTACTTCGGCATCCCGTCGTCCTCGTCGCACGCTCTGATCGGCGGCCTGATCGGTGTGGGACTCGCCGCGGGCGTGACGGTCGACTGGGACAAGGTCGTCGACAAGGTCGTCATCCCGATGGTCATGAGCCCCGCGCTCGGCTTCGGTGGTGCGTTCATCGTGATGCTGACGATCATGTGGGTCTTCCGGCGGGCCAATCCGCACACCGTCAACCGTGGGTTCCGTCTGTCGCAGACCGTCTCGGCGGCCGCGCTGTCGCTCGGGCACGGCCTGCAGGACGCGCAGAAGACCATGGGTGTCATCGTGCTGGCGCTCGTCGCCGGCGGCTACGGTCCCGCGGCCGGCGAGCGGGAGATCCCCTACTGGGTCGTCTTCGCGGCTGCCGGCGCGATCTCGCTCGGCACGCTGTCGGGTGGCATGCGCATCATGCGCACGATGGGACGCCGCATCATCGCCCTCGACCCCCCGCGCGGATTCGCGGCGGAGTCGACCGCTGCGGTCGTCCTGTACGGCATGGCGATCGGCCTGCACGCCCCCGTCTCGACGACCCACACCATGACCTCGGCGGTCATGGGCGCAGGCGCCACGAAGCGGTTCAGCGCGGTGCGCTGGGGAGTGGCTCGCGGCATCATCACCGCCTGGATCGTCACGATCCCTGCGGCCGCGGCCGTCGGCGCGGTGACGTACCTGCTGCTGCGCCTGGTGATCCCGGGCAACTGA
- the pstB gene encoding phosphate ABC transporter ATP-binding protein PstB — MAKSIDVSDLNIYYGDFLAVEDVTIPIAAKSVTAFIGPSGCGKSTFLRSLNRMHEVIRGARVEGKVLIDGQDLYASDMDPVNVRRMIGMVFQRPNPFPTMSIYDNVLAGQKLNSKRMKKTESDDIVERSLRSAGLWAEVKDRLDRPGSGLSGGQQQRLCIARAISVEPEILLMDEPCSALDPISTSVIEDLIHELKSDYTIVIVTHNMQQAARVSDETAFFNLSGVGKPGRLIEVGRTDTIFSNPVDPATEAYIQGRFG, encoded by the coding sequence ATGGCCAAGAGCATCGACGTCTCCGACCTGAACATCTACTACGGCGACTTCCTCGCCGTCGAGGACGTCACGATCCCCATCGCCGCCAAGTCCGTCACCGCGTTCATCGGCCCCTCGGGCTGCGGCAAGTCGACCTTCTTGCGGTCGCTCAACCGCATGCACGAGGTCATCCGCGGCGCCCGGGTCGAGGGCAAGGTCCTCATCGACGGTCAGGACCTGTACGCGTCCGACATGGACCCGGTCAACGTCCGCCGCATGATCGGCATGGTCTTCCAGCGTCCCAACCCCTTCCCGACGATGTCGATCTACGACAACGTCCTGGCCGGGCAGAAGCTCAACAGCAAGCGCATGAAGAAGACCGAGTCCGACGACATCGTCGAGCGGTCGCTGCGCAGCGCCGGACTGTGGGCCGAGGTCAAGGACCGCCTCGACCGGCCCGGCTCGGGCCTCTCGGGCGGTCAGCAGCAGCGCCTGTGCATCGCGCGGGCGATCTCGGTCGAGCCCGAGATCCTGCTGATGGACGAGCCGTGCTCGGCCCTCGACCCGATCTCGACCAGCGTGATCGAGGACCTCATCCACGAGCTCAAGAGCGACTACACGATCGTGATCGTCACTCACAACATGCAGCAGGCCGCCCGGGTCTCGGACGAGACCGCGTTCTTCAACCTGTCGGGCGTCGGCAAGCCCGGCCGGCTCATCGAGGTCGGCCGCACCGACACGATCTTCTCCAACCCGGTCGACCCCGCCACCGAGGCCTACATCCAGGGCAGGTTTGGGTGA
- the pstA gene encoding phosphate ABC transporter permease PstA, with the protein MTTTLTRESVDIQKELYGARLPSWGSRAVIAGALVVGAALYLTGTNLVLAALAVLVVCLGLPLWSAVVEGRRKATDRLVTVLVTSAFTLAMFPLVSILYTVISKGTKVLSAEFFTYSMRNVVGEGGGIYQALVGTLLITGAAAVISVPIGLFAAIYLVEYADGNRLSRWIRFLVDVMTGIPSIVAGLFAYALFVVFFGEGVRMGIGGSVALSVLMIPVVVRSTEEMLKLVPNELREASYALGVPKWRTIAKVVLPTALAGIVTGITLAIARVIGETAPLLIIAGATDSVNFNLFEGRMATLPVFAYQSVRSPGIPPEFSIDRAWGAALTLLLIVMLLNLIARLVSYFFSPKGER; encoded by the coding sequence ATGACGACCACCCTCACTCGCGAATCCGTGGACATCCAAAAGGAGCTCTACGGCGCACGACTGCCCTCGTGGGGCAGCCGGGCGGTCATCGCCGGCGCCCTCGTCGTCGGCGCGGCCCTCTATCTCACCGGGACCAACCTGGTCCTCGCCGCACTGGCGGTCCTGGTCGTCTGCCTGGGCCTCCCGCTGTGGTCGGCCGTGGTCGAGGGCCGCCGCAAGGCCACCGACCGCCTGGTCACAGTGCTCGTCACCTCGGCGTTCACGCTGGCGATGTTCCCGCTGGTCAGCATCCTCTACACGGTCATCAGCAAGGGCACCAAGGTGCTCTCCGCGGAGTTCTTCACCTACTCGATGCGCAACGTCGTCGGCGAGGGCGGCGGCATCTACCAGGCGCTCGTCGGCACGTTGCTCATCACCGGCGCCGCCGCGGTCATCTCGGTCCCGATCGGCCTGTTCGCAGCCATCTACCTCGTCGAGTACGCCGACGGCAACCGGCTCTCGCGCTGGATCCGGTTCCTCGTCGACGTCATGACGGGCATCCCGTCGATCGTCGCGGGACTGTTCGCGTACGCCCTGTTCGTGGTGTTCTTCGGCGAGGGCGTCCGCATGGGCATCGGCGGCTCGGTCGCGCTGTCGGTGCTGATGATCCCCGTCGTGGTCCGGTCGACCGAGGAGATGCTGAAGCTCGTCCCGAACGAGCTGCGCGAGGCCTCGTACGCGCTGGGAGTGCCCAAGTGGCGCACCATCGCGAAGGTCGTGCTGCCGACCGCGCTGGCCGGCATCGTCACGGGCATCACGCTCGCGATCGCCCGGGTCATCGGCGAGACCGCTCCCCTGCTCATCATCGCCGGCGCGACCGACTCGGTGAACTTCAACCTGTTCGAGGGCCGCATGGCGACCCTGCCGGTCTTCGCCTACCAGTCGGTGCGGAGCCCGGGCATCCCGCCGGAGTTCAGCATCGACCGCGCCTGGGGCGCCGCCCTGACGCTGCTGCTGATCGTCATGCTCCTCAACCTCATCGCCCGTCTCGTCTCCTACTTCTTCTCGCCCAAGGGCGAGCGCTAA
- the pstC gene encoding phosphate ABC transporter permease subunit PstC: MTSTLAPRRKRTTVVRAGDRIFSGLSTSAGLLILLVLAGVAAFLTVEGIPGILADPDEVKSGQSFWPYVWPLVYGTLIAATVALIIATPVAVGVALFISHYSPRRLGQVLGYLVDLLAAVPSVVYGLWGIQFLAPHMVPVYEWLAEHLGFIPFFAGPASATGRTIMTACIVLAVMILPIMTAICREIFLQTPRLHEEAALALGATRWEMARLAIFPYARSGIVSAAMLGLGRALGETLAVAMVLSVTAGTVTANLISSTNPSTIAANIALSFGEASGKTVNVLIASGLVLFVITFLVNFAARSVVDRRKDFSGAN, encoded by the coding sequence GTGACCAGCACGCTGGCCCCTCGTCGCAAGCGCACCACCGTGGTCCGCGCCGGCGACCGCATCTTCTCGGGGCTGTCGACCAGTGCCGGCCTCCTCATCCTCCTCGTCCTGGCCGGCGTCGCCGCATTCCTCACGGTCGAGGGCATCCCGGGGATCCTCGCCGATCCCGACGAGGTCAAGAGCGGTCAGAGCTTCTGGCCGTACGTCTGGCCGCTCGTCTACGGCACCCTCATCGCCGCCACCGTCGCCCTGATCATCGCGACACCGGTCGCCGTGGGGGTCGCGCTGTTCATCTCGCACTACTCGCCTCGTCGGCTCGGGCAGGTCCTGGGCTATCTCGTCGACCTGCTCGCCGCGGTGCCGAGCGTCGTGTACGGCCTCTGGGGCATCCAGTTCCTCGCCCCGCACATGGTGCCGGTCTACGAGTGGCTCGCGGAGCACCTCGGCTTCATCCCGTTCTTCGCCGGCCCGGCCTCGGCCACCGGCCGCACGATCATGACCGCCTGCATCGTGCTGGCCGTGATGATCCTGCCGATCATGACCGCGATCTGCCGCGAGATCTTCCTGCAGACGCCCCGCCTCCACGAGGAGGCCGCCCTGGCCCTCGGCGCGACGCGCTGGGAGATGGCCCGGCTCGCGATCTTCCCGTACGCCCGCTCCGGGATCGTCTCGGCCGCGATGCTCGGCCTCGGCCGGGCTCTGGGCGAGACGCTGGCTGTCGCGATGGTGCTGTCGGTGACCGCAGGCACCGTGACCGCCAACCTCATCAGCAGCACCAACCCGAGCACGATCGCGGCCAACATCGCGCTGAGCTTCGGCGAGGCCAGCGGCAAGACGGTCAACGTCCTGATCGCCAGCGGCCTGGTGCTGTTCGTGATCACCTTCCTCGTCAACTTCGCCGCCCGGTCCGTCGTGGACCGCCGCAAGGACTTCTCCGGAGCCAACTGA
- the pstS gene encoding phosphate ABC transporter substrate-binding protein PstS, translated as MNRTKLRIAAPAAMLAIALGLSACGAANESDGGSDTSGGDGVSGTLNGAGATSQEAAIAAWKKQFQTANSGATVNYDPVGSGGGREQFIAGGVAFAGSDSYLEDEEVAAAEKKCGSDVVEVPVYVSPIAVIYKLDGVKELNLSAKTIGAIFEGTITTWDDDAIKADNPGVDLPDTKITAVHRSDDSGTTKNFTNYLEAASDGSWTGGTVETWPIKGGEAAEGTSGVVAAVSGGNGTIGYADESQAGELGKANVKVGDDFIAPTPEAAAKTLDTAAPVEGRSKTDIAVDIDRKTEEPGVYPIVLVSYQIACQTYPDAKQAELVKAWLSYVVSSEGQTAAAESAGSAPLSGDFATKVQAAVETISAA; from the coding sequence GTGAACCGCACCAAACTGCGCATCGCCGCCCCCGCGGCCATGCTCGCCATCGCCCTCGGCCTCAGCGCCTGCGGTGCCGCGAACGAATCGGACGGCGGTAGTGACACGTCCGGCGGCGACGGCGTCTCCGGGACGCTCAACGGCGCCGGAGCGACGTCGCAGGAAGCTGCAATCGCCGCCTGGAAGAAGCAGTTCCAGACCGCGAACAGCGGCGCCACGGTCAACTACGACCCGGTCGGCTCGGGCGGCGGACGTGAGCAGTTCATCGCCGGTGGCGTCGCCTTCGCCGGCAGCGACTCGTACCTCGAGGACGAAGAGGTCGCGGCCGCGGAGAAGAAGTGCGGGAGCGACGTCGTCGAGGTCCCGGTGTACGTCAGCCCCATCGCGGTCATCTACAAGCTCGACGGCGTGAAGGAGCTCAACCTGTCGGCCAAGACCATCGGCGCGATCTTCGAGGGCACGATCACGACGTGGGACGACGACGCGATCAAGGCCGACAACCCCGGCGTCGACCTGCCCGACACCAAGATCACGGCCGTGCACCGCTCGGACGACTCGGGCACCACGAAGAACTTCACCAACTACCTCGAGGCCGCCTCGGACGGCAGCTGGACCGGCGGGACCGTCGAGACGTGGCCGATCAAGGGCGGCGAGGCTGCCGAGGGCACCTCGGGCGTCGTCGCGGCCGTCTCGGGCGGCAACGGCACGATCGGCTACGCCGACGAGAGCCAGGCCGGCGAGCTCGGCAAGGCCAACGTGAAGGTCGGCGACGACTTCATCGCGCCGACGCCCGAGGCCGCGGCCAAGACGCTCGACACCGCAGCGCCGGTCGAGGGTCGCAGCAAGACCGACATCGCGGTCGACATCGATCGCAAGACCGAGGAGCCGGGCGTCTACCCGATCGTCCTCGTGTCCTACCAGATCGCGTGCCAGACCTACCCGGACGCCAAGCAGGCCGAGCTCGTGAAGGCCTGGCTGTCGTACGTCGTCAGCTCCGAGGGACAGACCGCCGCCGCGGAGAGTGCCGGATCGGCACCGCTCTCCGGCGACTTCGCCACCAAGGTGCAGGCCGCGGTCGAGACGATCTCCGCCGCCTGA
- a CDS encoding NUDIX hydrolase: MASERITTAAGGIVWRNRPGSARPDPRVELLVVHRPSYDDWTFPKGKTDPGEALQTTAVREIGEEAGVRVRLGHPLQEISYPISDGTKRVAYWCARVVGPDDSDRFTPNKEVDQIRWVSVRDARGLLTYQHDVELLETFRTLREAQAHRTRTLVVLRHGKAVPRSSGIEELERPLTAAGLTRAKALVPVLGAYGVRRIVSSPAVRCAQTVEPYAHSIDTFLEIDDRLSEDTRAAQVQRSVAAILDRKKPVVLCSHRPTLPWVFEALGIDPVELAPGQGVVVHHRKGLVHATELLA; this comes from the coding sequence ATGGCAAGTGAACGGATCACGACGGCAGCCGGTGGCATCGTGTGGCGCAACCGGCCCGGATCTGCCCGCCCCGACCCGCGCGTCGAGCTGCTGGTCGTGCACCGGCCCTCGTACGACGACTGGACCTTCCCGAAGGGCAAGACCGACCCGGGCGAGGCGCTGCAGACGACAGCGGTCCGCGAGATCGGCGAGGAGGCCGGCGTCCGCGTCCGTCTCGGCCACCCGCTGCAGGAGATCTCCTACCCGATCAGCGACGGCACCAAGCGCGTCGCCTACTGGTGCGCACGCGTCGTCGGCCCGGACGACTCCGACCGGTTCACCCCCAACAAGGAGGTCGACCAGATCCGCTGGGTGAGCGTGCGGGACGCCCGGGGGCTGCTGACGTACCAGCACGACGTCGAGCTGCTGGAGACCTTCCGTACGCTGCGCGAGGCCCAGGCGCACCGGACCCGCACGCTCGTCGTGCTGCGCCACGGCAAGGCCGTCCCCCGGTCGTCCGGGATCGAGGAGCTCGAGCGCCCCCTCACCGCCGCCGGTCTGACCCGCGCCAAGGCGCTCGTCCCGGTCCTCGGCGCGTACGGCGTCCGGCGCATCGTGAGCAGCCCCGCAGTGCGCTGCGCCCAGACCGTCGAGCCGTACGCCCACTCGATCGACACGTTCCTGGAGATCGACGACCGCCTGTCAGAGGACACCCGCGCCGCCCAGGTGCAGCGCTCGGTCGCGGCGATCCTGGACCGCAAGAAGCCCGTCGTCCTGTGCAGCCACCGGCCGACCCTGCCGTGGGTCTTCGAGGCGCTCGGCATCGACCCGGTCGAGCTCGCCCCCGGCCAGGGCGTCGTGGTGCACCACCGCAAGGGCCTCGTCCACGCCACCGAGCTGCTGGCCTGA